A single window of Nicotiana tomentosiformis chromosome 1, ASM39032v3, whole genome shotgun sequence DNA harbors:
- the LOC117273011 gene encoding uncharacterized protein, translating into MIVDNHMQWHKKLSFSLLGYCTNMRTSTEATPYILVYGTEVVIPAEVKIPSLRIIQEAKFHYAEWVRVRQEQLMLIDEKRMDVVCHGQLYQNRMANIFNRKVKPWQFMMGQLVLKRIFPYQEEAKGKFAPN; encoded by the coding sequence atgatagtggacaatcacatgCAATGGCATAAGAAACTATCATTTTCCCTACTTGGTTACTGCACCAATATGAGGACGTCTACCGAGGCAACGCCGTACATTCTGGTATATGGTACTGAAGTTGTAATACCTGCAGAGGTCAAAATACCATCTTTAAGAATTATCCAGGAAGCCAAGTTTCACTATGCGGAATGGGTACGTGTCAGGCAAGAACAACTCATGCTCATCGATGAAAAGAGGATGGATGTCGTTTGCCATGGTCAGTTGTATCAAAATAGAATGGCCAACATATTCAATAGGAAAGTGAAACCCTGGCAATTCATGATGGGACAGCTGGTTTTGAAGAGGATATTTCCCTATCAAGAAGAAGCTAAGGGGAAATTCGCGCCAAATTAG
- the LOC138909133 gene encoding uncharacterized protein: MEADMNVKELLVIGDSDLLIHQVQKEWTTKNVKIIPYLHCVKELCKNFTKIEFKHVLRILNEFVDTITTLSSMIQHPYKNFIDPIEVEIQDLHAYYFYVDEEPNGKPWYHEIKWFLEVREYPESDTNGQKRALRILANHFFLNREVMCRRTPGLGLLRCVDVAEATRLLKEIHMGMCGLHMNGFTLAKNILRAGYF, from the coding sequence ATGGAGGCCGATATGAACGTCAaggaacttttggtcataggagattctgATTTGCTGATCCACCAAGTCCAAAAAGAATGGACCACCAAGAACGTCAAGATCATTCCATACTTGCATTGTGTAAAGGAATTGTGTAAGAATTTCACTAAGATTGAGTTCAAACATGTTCTCAGAATCTTGAATGAGTTTGTCGATACTATTACAACATTGTCATCCATGATTCAACACCCGTACAAGAACTTCATTGACCCTATCGAAGTAGAAATCCAGGATCTGCACGCGTACTACTTCTATGTAGATGAAGAACCAAATGGCAAACCTTGGTATCATGAAATCAAGTGGTTCCTCGAGGTGAGAGAATATCCAGAGAGTGACACTAATGGTCAGAAGCGagcattgaggatattggcaaaTCATTTTTTCCTTAATAGGGAAGTCATGTGTAGGAGGACCCCGGGCTTGGGTCTATTAAGGTGTGTAGATGTTGCTGAAGCAACGAGATTATTGAAAGAAATACATATGGGAATGTGCGGGCTTCACATGAACGGTTTCACTTTAGCCAAGAATATTCTAAGGGCTGGATACTTTTAG